The following proteins are encoded in a genomic region of Rhizobium sp. CCGE531:
- a CDS encoding DNA translocase FtsK, which yields MRLSRTTLSNTSQGVQPEGDLDPEQAAEEARRAEQIAARRAFLEEKIRSAREAKRQAEEQRRAEEKRLAEEVRQRTAAAPPPVVEALQAAAIVSEQEMPVLPQGISAEDLASPGWQNAFLMGPNVRFTRTRENEIISRRPPAEPKPEIRQQVSAHAIMRMMEAPVVEAPAAPAATPAATIVVPPARRDEFYLPPLEDMPLVVGSYMPTVIQNSPATAPDALEMTVIATAFSKAPAIALDASPVQSSVPESLAAPVVESRLVHLSDFAFWDAMPFDGEFVSALRGEPKQPAMPPKPEVDAESIIAKFRVVECRRPVGASEQPFIASSPAAEIVAPVETASSLSATHLSTPAMDELAALEAAVLAPLVEAAPVVVEAPAAEPQAAVAPTKTFTPPAFVTAVYGSEAAPVIESRPAPMMVVAPMPAKVAAPAPAAPVAKATPTIPAVEAAAQRLIDAPPSRVVPRRPASLTPPEWRPIAPSVDGEYELPPRELLQEPVARSGVIMTQETLEQNAGLLESVLEDFGVKGEIIHVRPGPVVTLYEFEPAPGVKSSRVINLADDIARSMSALSARVAVVPGRNVIGIELPNVNRETVYFREMIDSPDFEKSGYKLALGLGKTIGGEPVIAELAKMPHLLVAGTTGSGKSVAINTMILSLLYRMTPEQCRLIMVDPKMLELSVYDGIPHLLTPVVTDPKKAVMALKWAVREMEDRYKKMSRLGVRNIDGYNSRVASAKEKGETIHVMVQTGFDKGTGAPIEEQQEMDLTPMPYIVVIVDEMADLMMVAGKEIEGAIQRLAQMARAAGIHLIMATQRPSVDVITGTIKANFPTRISFQVTSKIDSRTILGEQGAEQLLGQGDMLHMAGGGRISRVHGPFVSDEEVEKVVAHLKLQGRPEYLDTVTADEDEEDEEEDTAVFDKGAIASEDGDDLYEQAIKVVMRDKKCSTSYIQRRLGIGYNRAASLVERMEKDGLVGPANHVGKREIITGNRNGGGNSGNEDFE from the coding sequence ATGCGTCTTTCCCGAACGACACTTTCCAATACGTCTCAAGGCGTCCAGCCGGAGGGCGATCTTGACCCGGAGCAGGCGGCCGAAGAGGCGCGCCGAGCCGAGCAGATCGCTGCTCGCCGCGCGTTCCTGGAAGAGAAGATTCGCAGCGCCCGCGAAGCCAAGCGCCAGGCTGAAGAACAGCGCCGCGCCGAGGAAAAGCGCCTTGCCGAAGAGGTGAGGCAGCGCACCGCCGCTGCGCCGCCGCCGGTCGTGGAAGCGCTGCAGGCCGCCGCTATCGTAAGCGAGCAGGAAATGCCCGTTCTGCCGCAGGGAATCTCCGCGGAAGATCTCGCATCGCCGGGCTGGCAGAACGCGTTCCTGATGGGGCCGAACGTACGGTTCACCCGCACGCGCGAAAACGAAATCATCAGCCGCCGTCCGCCCGCCGAGCCGAAGCCCGAGATTCGCCAGCAGGTCTCCGCGCACGCGATCATGCGGATGATGGAGGCGCCGGTCGTCGAGGCGCCCGCCGCGCCGGCTGCAACCCCGGCTGCAACCATTGTCGTTCCGCCCGCGCGGCGGGACGAGTTCTATCTGCCGCCGCTCGAGGACATGCCGCTGGTGGTGGGAAGCTACATGCCGACAGTAATTCAGAATTCTCCGGCAACCGCGCCGGACGCATTGGAGATGACCGTTATCGCTACCGCATTTTCGAAAGCTCCCGCGATCGCGCTGGACGCTTCACCAGTACAGTCAAGTGTTCCCGAGTCCCTAGCCGCGCCTGTGGTCGAGTCGCGTCTTGTCCATCTTTCCGATTTCGCCTTCTGGGATGCGATGCCGTTCGACGGCGAGTTCGTCTCGGCCCTCAGGGGTGAGCCGAAGCAGCCGGCAATGCCGCCCAAGCCGGAAGTCGATGCCGAATCGATCATTGCGAAGTTCCGCGTCGTCGAATGCCGCCGCCCGGTTGGTGCCAGCGAGCAGCCTTTTATCGCGTCGTCTCCGGCAGCCGAAATCGTAGCTCCCGTCGAAACCGCTTCCAGCCTTTCAGCGACGCATCTCAGCACGCCGGCCATGGACGAGCTTGCCGCGCTTGAGGCTGCCGTTCTGGCTCCTCTCGTCGAGGCGGCGCCCGTCGTTGTCGAAGCACCTGCTGCCGAGCCGCAGGCTGCGGTGGCGCCGACCAAAACATTCACGCCGCCTGCTTTCGTAACTGCGGTCTATGGGTCGGAAGCCGCTCCGGTTATCGAATCCCGTCCAGCGCCGATGATGGTCGTCGCGCCGATGCCGGCCAAGGTCGCAGCCCCTGCGCCGGCCGCGCCGGTTGCCAAGGCTACGCCGACGATTCCGGCGGTCGAAGCCGCAGCCCAGCGCCTGATCGATGCACCGCCGTCACGGGTTGTGCCACGCCGCCCCGCGTCGCTGACGCCGCCCGAGTGGCGGCCGATCGCTCCCAGCGTTGATGGCGAATACGAGCTGCCGCCGCGCGAACTGCTGCAGGAACCCGTCGCCCGTTCCGGCGTGATCATGACGCAGGAAACGCTGGAGCAGAATGCCGGCCTGCTGGAAAGCGTGCTCGAAGATTTCGGCGTCAAGGGCGAGATCATCCATGTCCGTCCCGGTCCGGTCGTCACGCTCTATGAATTCGAGCCGGCGCCTGGCGTCAAATCCTCGCGCGTCATCAATCTTGCAGACGATATCGCCCGTTCGATGTCGGCCCTGTCCGCTCGCGTCGCCGTCGTTCCCGGCCGCAACGTCATCGGCATCGAACTGCCGAACGTCAACCGCGAGACCGTCTATTTCCGCGAGATGATCGATTCGCCCGATTTCGAAAAGAGCGGCTATAAGCTTGCCCTCGGCCTCGGCAAGACGATCGGCGGCGAACCCGTCATCGCCGAGCTTGCGAAGATGCCGCATCTGCTTGTCGCCGGCACAACCGGTTCGGGCAAGTCTGTCGCCATCAACACCATGATCCTGTCGCTGCTCTACCGCATGACGCCTGAGCAGTGCCGCCTGATCATGGTCGATCCGAAGATGCTGGAACTTTCCGTCTATGACGGTATCCCGCATCTCCTGACCCCCGTCGTCACCGATCCCAAGAAGGCCGTTATGGCGTTGAAATGGGCGGTGCGCGAGATGGAGGATCGCTACAAGAAGATGTCGCGCCTCGGCGTGCGCAATATCGACGGCTACAACAGCCGCGTTGCCTCCGCCAAGGAAAAGGGCGAGACGATCCACGTCATGGTCCAGACCGGCTTCGACAAGGGCACCGGTGCCCCGATCGAAGAGCAGCAGGAAATGGACCTGACGCCGATGCCCTATATCGTCGTCATCGTCGATGAAATGGCCGACCTGATGATGGTCGCCGGCAAGGAGATCGAAGGCGCGATCCAGCGTCTGGCGCAGATGGCGCGTGCCGCCGGTATCCATTTGATCATGGCGACGCAGCGTCCCTCGGTCGACGTCATCACCGGCACGATCAAGGCGAACTTCCCGACGCGTATCTCCTTCCAGGTCACGTCGAAGATCGACAGCCGCACCATTCTCGGCGAGCAGGGCGCCGAACAGCTCCTCGGGCAGGGCGACATGCTGCACATGGCCGGCGGCGGCCGTATCTCCCGCGTTCACGGCCCCTTCGTCTCCGACGAGGAAGTCGAGAAGGTGGTCGCGCACCTGAAGCTGCAAGGCCGTCCGGAATATCTCGACACGGTCACGGCCGACGAGGACGAAGAAGACGAGGAAGAGGACACGGCCGTCTTCGATAAGGGCGCGATTGCCTCGGAAGACGGCGATGATCTCTACGAGCAGGCGATCAAGGTGGTCATGCGCGACAAGAAGTGCTCGACCTCCTACATCCAGCGTCGCCTTGGCATCGGCTACAACCGCGCCGCCTCGCTCGTCGAGCGCATGGAGAAGGACGGCCTGGTCGGTCCCGCCAACCATGTCGGCAAGCGCGAGATCATCACCGGCAACCGCAATGGCGGCGGCAATTCGGGCAATGAGGATTTTGAGTGA
- a CDS encoding MOSC domain-containing protein, whose protein sequence is MGDKRIYVTSVSSSGVHEFSKQTKDHIQLLTGLGVEGDAHMGVTVKHRSRVAVDPTQPNLRQVHIIHEELFDELTEKGFSVMPGDMGENIVTRGIDLLSLPQGTRLHLGEEAIVEVTGLRNPCKQIDDFQKGLLHAVLDKDADGGLVRKAGIMGIVSQGGCVQPDDAIRIELPPLPHLKLERV, encoded by the coding sequence ATGGGCGACAAGCGCATATATGTGACATCAGTGAGCAGCAGCGGTGTGCACGAGTTCAGCAAGCAGACCAAGGATCACATTCAACTGCTGACAGGCCTTGGCGTGGAAGGCGACGCACATATGGGAGTGACGGTGAAACACCGCTCGCGCGTCGCCGTCGATCCGACCCAGCCCAATCTGCGCCAGGTGCATATCATCCACGAAGAGCTGTTCGACGAGCTCACGGAAAAGGGATTTTCCGTCATGCCGGGCGACATGGGCGAGAATATCGTGACCCGAGGGATCGACCTGCTTTCCCTGCCTCAAGGCACGCGCCTGCATCTGGGCGAGGAAGCGATTGTCGAAGTGACGGGCCTGCGCAACCCCTGCAAGCAGATCGACGATTTTCAAAAGGGCCTGCTGCACGCGGTGCTGGACAAAGATGCCGATGGCGGTCTGGTCCGCAAGGCCGGCATCATGGGCATCGTCTCGCAGGGTGGTTGCGTGCAACCCGACGACGCCATCCGCATCGAGCTGCCGCCGCTGCCGCATCTCAAGCTCGAGCGTGTTTGA
- a CDS encoding FAD-binding oxidoreductase, with product MSSTAPSSALLDRFAAIVGEKHAVRDPAEIAPHLVENRGLYHGASPMLLKPGSVEEVSAILKLASETGAAIVPQTGNTGLVGGQTPREGGSDIILSLERMNRVRDIDPIGNTIIVDGGCILADVHKAAAEHGRMFPLSLGSEGSCRIAGNLSTNAGGTAVLAYGNMRQLCLGLEVVLPTGEIWNGLRRLKKDNTGYDLRDLFIGAEGTLGVITGAVLKLFPQPLGHQVAFAGLQSVDDALTLFKNASSLCGTALTGFELMPRIGVEFTTRHIPGVRDPLETAHPWYVLIDISTSDSAETAERMMTTLLEQGYEDGLVQDAAIASSEAQQKAIWHMRESMSDAQKPEGGSIKHDVSVPVAQIPQFMAEAEKAVVAAMPGARVCAFGHMGDGNIHYNISQPVGADKAEFIGHWREMNEIVHGLVLRHGGSISAEHGIGQLKRDELASIRSDIEIDLMRRIKTAFDPAGIMNPGKVLKV from the coding sequence ATGAGCAGCACCGCCCCCTCTTCCGCCCTCCTCGACCGCTTCGCCGCCATCGTCGGTGAAAAACATGCCGTGCGGGACCCTGCGGAAATTGCGCCGCATCTGGTGGAAAATCGGGGTCTCTATCATGGCGCTTCGCCGATGCTGCTGAAGCCTGGCTCGGTGGAAGAGGTTTCCGCGATCCTCAAGCTTGCCAGCGAGACCGGCGCAGCGATCGTTCCGCAAACCGGCAATACCGGTCTTGTCGGCGGCCAGACGCCGCGCGAGGGCGGCTCCGACATCATCCTGTCGCTGGAGCGCATGAACCGCGTCCGCGATATCGATCCGATCGGCAACACTATAATCGTCGACGGCGGCTGCATCCTGGCGGATGTGCATAAGGCGGCGGCCGAGCATGGCCGCATGTTTCCGCTTTCGCTCGGCTCCGAAGGTTCCTGCCGCATCGCCGGCAACCTTTCCACCAATGCCGGCGGCACGGCTGTTCTTGCCTATGGCAATATGCGCCAGCTCTGCCTCGGCCTCGAAGTCGTATTGCCCACGGGCGAGATCTGGAACGGATTGCGCCGCCTGAAGAAGGACAATACCGGCTACGACCTGCGCGACCTCTTCATCGGCGCCGAAGGCACGCTCGGCGTCATCACCGGCGCGGTGCTGAAGCTCTTCCCGCAGCCGCTCGGCCATCAAGTCGCCTTTGCCGGCCTGCAATCGGTCGATGACGCGCTGACGCTGTTCAAGAATGCCTCCAGCCTGTGCGGCACGGCGCTGACCGGCTTCGAGCTGATGCCGCGCATCGGCGTCGAATTCACCACTCGCCATATTCCGGGCGTGCGCGATCCGCTGGAGACGGCGCATCCCTGGTATGTGTTGATCGACATTTCCACTTCCGATTCGGCCGAAACGGCCGAGCGGATGATGACGACGCTGCTCGAACAGGGCTACGAAGACGGCCTGGTCCAGGACGCGGCCATCGCCAGCTCCGAGGCGCAACAGAAGGCCATCTGGCACATGCGCGAGAGCATGTCGGACGCGCAGAAGCCAGAAGGCGGCTCGATCAAGCACGATGTTTCCGTGCCGGTGGCGCAGATCCCGCAATTCATGGCGGAAGCCGAAAAAGCCGTTGTCGCCGCCATGCCGGGCGCGCGCGTCTGCGCTTTCGGCCATATGGGCGACGGCAATATCCACTACAACATCTCGCAGCCCGTCGGCGCCGACAAGGCGGAGTTCATCGGCCATTGGCGCGAGATGAACGAGATCGTGCACGGGCTGGTGCTGCGGCATGGCGGGTCAATCTCGGCCGAGCACGGCATCGGCCAGCTGAAGCGCGACGAGCTGGCGTCGATCCGCTCCGATATCGAGATCGACCTGATGCGCCGGATCAAGACGGCCTTCGACCCGGCCGGGATCATGAACCCCGGCAAGGTCCTCAAGGTCTGA
- a CDS encoding L-threonylcarbamoyladenylate synthase — translation MARHIDILEHPQTAIEVATATLAEGLPIGLPTETVYGLAADATNPTAITRIYETKGRPRFNPLICHMSDLAMAERYAIFDPISRKLAEAFWPGPLTLVLPLKPDSGIHPLATAGLDTVGIRVPQGFAGELIRAFDRPLAAPSANTSGKISATSADHVDDDLGERITLILDAGASVVGVESTIVKVEDGEMRLLRPGGLAASEIERVAGKALKRKKKASAAIEAPGMLASHYAPGAAVRLDAMEVSASEALIRFGTPDIAGIEKAVAVLDLSASGDLSEAAANLFDFMKRADATGATTIAFSHIPDEGLGEAINDRLRRAAAPRD, via the coding sequence ATGGCGCGACACATAGATATTCTCGAACATCCGCAAACGGCGATAGAGGTCGCGACGGCAACCCTTGCCGAGGGCCTGCCAATCGGGCTGCCGACGGAGACGGTCTACGGCCTTGCCGCCGATGCCACCAATCCCACAGCCATTACCCGGATCTACGAGACGAAGGGACGGCCACGCTTCAATCCGCTGATCTGCCATATGAGCGATCTCGCCATGGCGGAGCGCTATGCCATCTTCGACCCGATCTCGCGCAAGCTCGCGGAAGCCTTCTGGCCCGGCCCGTTGACGCTGGTGCTGCCGCTCAAGCCTGATAGCGGCATCCATCCGCTGGCGACTGCGGGGCTCGATACAGTCGGCATCCGCGTGCCCCAGGGCTTTGCCGGCGAGCTGATCCGCGCCTTCGACAGGCCGCTTGCCGCGCCGAGCGCCAATACGTCAGGCAAGATCAGCGCCACAAGCGCCGATCATGTCGATGACGATCTAGGCGAGCGGATTACACTCATCCTCGATGCCGGCGCCTCGGTCGTCGGCGTCGAGTCGACCATCGTCAAGGTCGAGGACGGCGAGATGCGTCTTTTGCGGCCCGGTGGCCTCGCGGCCAGCGAGATCGAGCGAGTGGCGGGCAAAGCGCTGAAGCGCAAGAAGAAGGCTTCAGCCGCCATCGAGGCGCCCGGCATGCTTGCCTCGCATTATGCACCAGGGGCAGCCGTGCGGCTCGACGCGATGGAGGTTTCCGCAAGCGAGGCGCTGATCCGCTTCGGGACGCCCGACATCGCAGGCATCGAAAAGGCTGTCGCCGTGCTGGATCTGAGCGCCAGCGGCGATCTTTCGGAGGCCGCCGCAAACCTCTTCGACTTCATGAAGCGCGCCGATGCCACGGGTGCTACGACCATCGCGTTTTCGCATATTCCTGACGAGGGCCTCGGCGAGGCCATCAACGACCGGCTGCGCCGCGCAGCCGCGCCCAGAGACTAA
- a CDS encoding DUF6656 family protein: MAKLRYFDAGKPAEPEPAPAVSTTGYSEFLRTGRINRNRPHWLAEEREYLTHEQVAERTALKLRDAGEKTHDRLNNFHKSIRFPKLIFHHTLKDTPHLGYCHVTAARTQFARYEEVNWAFYIANFFARIGQEENFFEDISLKYSRMYFAVAIHPDRQAEDKKLTINRDIRGNGVLFHTHDPQIAIRNVLLLGARNEQLRDIIRQL, from the coding sequence ATGGCCAAACTCAGATATTTCGACGCTGGGAAGCCCGCCGAGCCCGAACCGGCGCCAGCGGTATCGACGACGGGGTACAGCGAGTTCCTGCGCACCGGCCGCATCAACCGCAACAGGCCGCATTGGCTGGCGGAAGAGCGGGAATACCTCACCCATGAACAGGTGGCCGAGCGCACGGCGCTGAAGCTCCGCGACGCCGGCGAAAAGACCCATGACCGGCTCAACAATTTCCACAAGTCCATCCGCTTTCCGAAACTCATCTTTCATCACACGCTGAAGGACACGCCGCATCTCGGCTATTGTCATGTGACGGCCGCGCGGACTCAGTTCGCGCGATATGAGGAAGTGAACTGGGCCTTCTATATCGCCAATTTCTTTGCCCGCATCGGCCAGGAAGAGAACTTCTTCGAGGACATCAGCCTCAAATATTCGCGGATGTATTTCGCCGTCGCCATCCATCCGGACAGGCAAGCGGAAGACAAGAAGCTGACGATCAATCGCGACATTCGCGGCAACGGCGTGCTGTTCCACACCCACGATCCGCAGATCGCCATCCGCAACGTTCTCCTGCTCGGCGCGCGCAACGAGCAGCTTCGCGACATCATTCGCCAGCTTTGA
- a CDS encoding aromatic ring-hydroxylating dioxygenase subunit alpha gives MDIGSKVLRQLKNHRTGLSLEQPFYTDPDYFKLDMETIYYRDWLFIGHDCEVPRAGNYFTVQIGDYPVVIVRGRDQVIRAFHNSCRHRGSRVCSTERGSSAKLVCPYHQWTYELDGSLLFARQMAEDFDRSQHSLKPVHCESVGGYIFVCLAQNAQDFAPVRASIEPYMAPHRISEAKVAFQSTIIEKGNWKLVWENNRECYHCAANHPELCRTFPEAPTVTGVQGAMNDPVITEHWQRCEAAGLPSEFKISPDGQFRAARMPLIEGAESYTMSGQNAVRRPLSPDVTINGIGTMLLFHYPTTWNHILGDHAISFRVLPISAEETAVTTKWLVHKDAVEGVDYNLEELTHVWTETNDQDRRIVEENAFGIRSPAYEPGPYSEIHEGGVMQFVEWYTTFMINRLQGDQAKLSAVA, from the coding sequence ATGGATATCGGCAGCAAAGTTCTGCGGCAATTGAAGAACCACCGGACGGGTTTGAGTCTGGAGCAACCATTCTATACCGATCCGGATTACTTCAAGCTCGATATGGAGACGATCTACTATCGCGACTGGCTGTTCATCGGCCATGATTGCGAAGTGCCGCGCGCGGGCAATTATTTCACCGTCCAGATCGGCGATTATCCCGTCGTCATCGTTCGCGGTCGCGATCAGGTCATCCGCGCCTTCCACAACAGCTGTCGCCATCGCGGCTCGCGTGTCTGCTCGACCGAACGCGGCTCCTCGGCAAAGCTCGTCTGCCCCTATCACCAGTGGACCTACGAGCTTGACGGCTCGCTGCTCTTCGCCCGCCAGATGGCCGAGGATTTCGACAGGAGCCAGCATTCGCTGAAGCCGGTTCATTGCGAAAGCGTCGGCGGCTACATCTTCGTCTGCTTAGCGCAGAACGCTCAGGACTTCGCGCCGGTTCGCGCGTCGATCGAGCCTTACATGGCACCGCATCGCATCAGCGAAGCCAAGGTTGCCTTCCAGAGCACCATCATCGAAAAGGGCAATTGGAAGCTTGTCTGGGAAAACAACCGCGAGTGCTACCATTGCGCAGCCAATCACCCCGAACTTTGCCGCACCTTCCCGGAAGCGCCGACCGTCACAGGCGTGCAGGGCGCGATGAACGACCCCGTCATCACCGAGCACTGGCAGCGCTGCGAAGCTGCCGGCCTGCCGAGCGAATTCAAGATCTCGCCGGATGGCCAGTTCCGCGCCGCGCGCATGCCGCTGATCGAAGGGGCCGAGAGCTACACCATGTCCGGCCAGAACGCCGTCAGGCGGCCGCTTTCACCCGATGTGACGATCAACGGCATCGGCACCATGCTGCTGTTCCATTACCCGACGACGTGGAACCACATTCTCGGCGACCACGCGATTTCGTTCCGCGTCCTGCCGATCAGCGCCGAGGAAACCGCCGTCACCACCAAGTGGCTCGTCCACAAGGATGCCGTCGAGGGCGTCGACTATAATCTGGAAGAGCTGACCCACGTCTGGACCGAAACCAACGATCAGGATCGCCGTATCGTCGAGGAAAATGCCTTCGGCATCCGCTCGCCGGCCTATGAGCCCGGCCCCTATTCGGAGATCCATGAAGGCGGCGTCATGCAGTTCGTCGAATGGTACACGACGTTCATGATCAACCGGCTGCAGGGCGACCAGGCCAAGCTGTCGGCGGTTGCCTGA
- a CDS encoding hybrid-cluster NAD(P)-dependent oxidoreductase yields MNMAVPLSHRHLDQMQPWSDRQHLLECLSATPEAPDVMTFTFRSDEDNWFRYLPGQFVTLELPTAPEPVMRTYTLSSTPSRPFSVAVTVKAQKDSIGTRWMFENLKPGMRVKAFGPLGDFSHIRHPGEKYLFVSAGSGITPMMSMTRYMADTAPLSDITFVNCSRSPADIIFRSELEYLARFMPNLNLGLIVEGCGRTDLWSGLKGRIDKAKIGLLAPDFMDRTIFCCGPEVFMDAVRSMLEAHGFDMSRYHQESFQPANAATPLAEVSDDASGEAATTIRFTMAGKDVVCAAGQTVLQAARGAGVRIGAACESGLCGTCRVLKLSGEVEMSHNGGILDDEIEEGYILACCSRPKTDVQVEA; encoded by the coding sequence ATGAACATGGCCGTTCCCCTTTCGCATCGCCACCTCGACCAGATGCAGCCCTGGAGCGACAGGCAGCATCTGCTTGAATGCCTCTCGGCAACGCCCGAAGCGCCCGACGTGATGACCTTCACGTTCCGGTCCGACGAGGACAACTGGTTCCGCTATCTGCCGGGCCAGTTCGTGACGCTGGAGCTGCCAACGGCTCCGGAGCCGGTCATGCGCACCTATACGCTGTCGTCGACGCCGTCGCGGCCCTTCTCGGTCGCCGTGACGGTGAAGGCACAGAAGGACAGCATCGGCACGCGCTGGATGTTCGAGAACCTGAAGCCGGGCATGCGCGTCAAGGCTTTCGGCCCGCTTGGCGATTTCAGCCATATCCGTCATCCCGGCGAAAAATATCTCTTTGTCTCCGCCGGCTCCGGCATCACGCCGATGATGTCGATGACGCGCTACATGGCCGACACGGCGCCGCTGTCGGATATTACCTTCGTCAACTGCTCGCGTAGCCCGGCCGACATCATCTTCCGGTCCGAGCTCGAATATCTCGCCCGCTTCATGCCTAACCTCAATCTCGGCCTGATCGTCGAGGGTTGCGGCCGCACCGATCTCTGGTCGGGATTGAAGGGACGCATCGACAAGGCGAAGATCGGCCTGCTGGCGCCCGATTTCATGGATCGGACCATCTTCTGCTGCGGCCCGGAAGTCTTCATGGACGCCGTGCGCTCCATGCTGGAGGCGCATGGCTTCGACATGTCGCGCTACCACCAGGAAAGCTTCCAGCCGGCGAATGCGGCAACGCCGCTTGCGGAGGTTTCCGATGATGCGTCGGGCGAGGCTGCGACGACGATCCGTTTCACGATGGCCGGCAAGGACGTCGTCTGCGCGGCGGGTCAGACCGTGCTGCAGGCCGCGCGCGGCGCCGGTGTGCGCATCGGTGCGGCCTGCGAATCGGGGCTCTGCGGCACATGCCGGGTGCTGAAACTCTCGGGCGAAGTCGAGATGAGCCACAATGGCGGCATCCTCGATGACGAGATCGAAGAGGGGTATATCCTCGCCTGCTGTTCGCGTCCGAAGACGGATGTCCAGGTCGAGGCCTGA
- a CDS encoding GH25 family lysozyme produces the protein MGPVSEPSAGESQPWSDPKNALIVDAYELNTIDWNAFLQDKRIAGFISKASDGLPESFSCTGDHGGDTVAHCRTMWRKYAVSRELFQTRRMLAKANGLLWGAYHLGRPGNPIDQANHFLDYADPQPDELMVLDIDGIDTAQFMSLEDAQIFVAHIKVRTGRYPILYVNHNTARYIADHRDNYPLLSRLPLWYARYKPDVKGTFPLGNWDSYAIWQFASSDNCSEKSCPYRVPGTLTDIDVNVVPMTKVQLARIWPQGDLLPARPLPAPDLMIAQAPTCNGPRQTLVSLMVDPVVTASTPQSKPVEINELNYQDF, from the coding sequence ATGGGGCCGGTCTCCGAGCCTTCGGCCGGCGAAAGCCAGCCTTGGAGCGATCCGAAAAACGCCCTCATCGTCGATGCTTACGAGCTGAACACCATCGACTGGAACGCATTTCTGCAGGACAAACGGATCGCCGGTTTCATCTCCAAGGCCTCCGACGGATTGCCCGAAAGCTTCAGCTGCACCGGCGACCACGGCGGCGATACGGTGGCCCATTGTCGGACGATGTGGCGCAAATATGCGGTCAGCCGCGAGCTGTTCCAGACCCGCCGCATGCTGGCAAAGGCAAATGGCCTGTTATGGGGCGCCTATCACCTGGGACGGCCTGGCAATCCGATCGATCAGGCCAATCATTTTCTCGACTATGCCGATCCGCAGCCGGACGAGCTGATGGTACTCGACATAGACGGCATAGACACGGCGCAATTCATGTCGCTTGAGGACGCCCAGATCTTCGTGGCCCATATCAAGGTCAGGACCGGGCGCTACCCCATTCTCTACGTCAACCATAATACGGCGCGATACATCGCCGATCACCGGGACAACTATCCGCTGCTATCGCGGCTGCCATTGTGGTACGCGCGTTACAAGCCTGACGTGAAGGGCACCTTTCCGCTCGGCAATTGGGACAGCTATGCCATCTGGCAGTTCGCTTCTTCGGACAATTGCTCCGAGAAGAGCTGCCCCTATCGCGTACCGGGCACGTTGACCGATATCGACGTCAATGTCGTGCCGATGACGAAGGTTCAGCTCGCCAGGATCTGGCCGCAGGGCGATCTCCTGCCGGCCAGGCCGCTGCCGGCGCCCGACCTGATGATCGCACAGGCGCCGACGTGCAACGGGCCACGGCAGACGCTCGTCTCGCTGATGGTCGATCCCGTCGTTACGGCATCAACCCCGCAATCGAAACCGGTCGAGATCAACGAACTGAACTATCAGGATTTCTGA
- a CDS encoding BA14K family protein gives MLGFRAKIATVAVTAAVALTSFTPSFAIQMPAAPIATAYQAAPAQAAPGNVEQVQWRHGGYYRRGWYGGYRGYRGGYRDGYRYHDGYWFPLAAFGAGALIGGAIASQPRYYEPAPAPSAEINPRHVGWCESRYRSYRSYDNTFQPNSGPRRQCYSPYF, from the coding sequence ATGCTTGGTTTCCGTGCAAAAATCGCGACCGTCGCCGTAACGGCCGCCGTCGCCCTGACGAGCTTCACACCGTCTTTCGCCATCCAGATGCCCGCCGCGCCGATCGCAACAGCGTATCAGGCCGCGCCCGCCCAGGCCGCGCCCGGCAATGTCGAACAGGTTCAATGGCGCCATGGTGGTTACTATCGCCGCGGCTGGTATGGCGGCTATCGTGGTTATCGGGGAGGCTATCGTGATGGCTATCGCTACCATGATGGCTATTGGTTCCCGCTGGCTGCCTTCGGCGCCGGCGCGCTCATCGGCGGCGCGATCGCCAGCCAGCCGCGCTATTATGAGCCGGCTCCGGCTCCGAGCGCTGAGATCAACCCACGCCATGTCGGATGGTGCGAGTCGCGCTATCGGTCCTATCGCTCCTACGACAACACGTTCCAGCCCAATTCCGGCCCGCGCCGCCAGTGTTACTCGCCGTATTTCTAA